The following are encoded together in the Candidatus Kaelpia aquatica genome:
- the rplP gene encoding 50S ribosomal protein L16: MVLMPKRVKYRKTQRGRRKGVSKGATKIAFGEFGLQALENNWITNRQIEAGRVAIMRRLRRGGKLWIRMFPDKPVTKKPLETRMGKGKGTVESWVAVVKRGRVVFELEGVPEDLARQAFKLASDKLPIKCKFVKREMI, encoded by the coding sequence ATGGTTTTAATGCCTAAGAGAGTAAAATATCGCAAAACTCAGCGTGGAAGACGTAAAGGGGTATCTAAAGGTGCTACTAAGATAGCGTTTGGAGAGTTTGGACTTCAGGCATTAGAAAATAACTGGATTACAAATAGACAGATAGAGGCTGGACGTGTTGCCATTATGAGGCGGCTTAGACGCGGTGGTAAACTCTGGATTAGGATGTTTCCGGATAAACCTGTGACAAAGAAACCGCTTGAGACCAGAATGGGTAAAGGTAAGGGTACGGTTGAGAGCTGGGTGGCTGTTGTTAAAAGAGGAAGAGTTGTTTTTGAGCTTGAAGGTGTTCCAGAAGATTTAGCTCGCCAAGCTTTTAAGTTGGCCTCAGATAAGCTGCCTATAAAATGTAAGTTTGTAAAGAGAGAGATGATATGA
- the rpmC gene encoding 50S ribosomal protein L29 encodes MKVKDLRNMTDEELNRKLEDSYNKLLHLRSDVKIGKLQKPHEIGIYRSDIAKIHTVISERSKEKKSEV; translated from the coding sequence ATGAAAGTTAAGGATTTAAGAAATATGACTGACGAAGAGCTGAATCGTAAACTTGAGGATTCATATAATAAGCTGCTGCATTTGCGTAGCGATGTTAAGATTGGAAAACTGCAAAAGCCCCATGAGATTGGGATTTACCGGTCTGATATTGCTAAGATTCATACGGTGATTAGCGAAAGAAGTAA